In Drosophila nasuta strain 15112-1781.00 chromosome 2R, ASM2355853v1, whole genome shotgun sequence, a single genomic region encodes these proteins:
- the LOC132785684 gene encoding estradiol 17-beta-dehydrogenase 11-like translates to MIDVNLTSHFWTKTVFLPTMKRLRKGNIVTISSASSLLPFAYHTTYTATKFGATGHMKALQLELAVEKQHDIHVTTVMPMFLDTNDEVSELAYISKVNRLYPLIRGETVARRIVKGMLAGEREIKIPFIVDLLHRILNLLPLSWQERLVLLFASNMFLSYKEISLNAKIPKQ, encoded by the exons ATGATTGATGTCAATTTGACATCGCACTTTTGG ACGAAGACTGTGTTTCTGCCCACAATGAAGAGGTTGCGAAAGGGGAACATTGTTACAATCAGTTCAGCGTCGA GTCTATTACCCTTTGCCTATCATACCACTTACACTGCAACCAAATTTGGTGCTACCGGCCATATGAAAGCATTGCAATTGGAATTAGCTGTAGAGAAACAGCATGACATCCATGTCACCACGGTAATGCCAATGTTTCTGGACACCAACGATGAGGTGTCTGAACTTGCTTACATTAGCAAGGTAAATCGACTGTATCCCTTGATTAGAGGAGAAACGGTAGCTCGTCGGATAGTTAAGGGAATGCTCGCTGGGGAGAGGGAAATAAAGATTCCATTCATAGTGGATCTTTTGCATCGTATTTTGAA ctTACTTCCTCTCAGCTGGCAGGAGAGACTGGTTCTTTTATTTGCCTCTAATATGTTTCTGTCGTATAAAGAAATCAGCTTGAATGCTAAGATCCCCAAACAGTGA
- the LOC132785348 gene encoding estradiol 17-beta-dehydrogenase 11-like, translating to MEIQNQLIKLLATLLVIGFALSTPVLLLAVMLSKIGECFKYKSPKSIIGEVAVVTGAAHGLGRAIALELAELGCHIAVVDIDIKGAEETVEKIHQISRVKAKAYKVNVTSFTQITDLNAKVTRDLGSVTILINNAGVILLRNPLDPAPEEVQRMIDVNLTSHFWTKTVFLPTIKRLRKGNIVTISSASSLLPFAYHTTYTATKFGATGHMKALQLELAVEKQHDIHVTTVMPMFLDTNDEVSELAYISKVNRLYPLIRGETVARRIVKGMLAGEREIKIPFIVDILHRILNLLPLSWQERLVLLFASNMFLSYKEISLNAKIPKQ from the exons atggAGATTCAAAATCAGTTGATTAAACTATTGGCTACATTGCTGGTAATTGGTTTTGCTCTATCTACTCCGGTGTTACTATTGGCCGTAATGTTATCAAAAATCGGCGAATGTTTCAAATATAAATCCCCCAAGAGTATCATCGGTGAGGTGGCTGTG gTGACCGGGGCTGCTCATGGACTAGGTCGGGCTATAGCATTGGAACTGGCCGAACTCGGATGTCATATAGCCGTGGTAGATATTGACATAAAGGGCGCCGAGGAAACCGTAGAAAAAATTCACCAGATTTCCagagtaaaagcaaaagcttaTAAG GTGAATGTAACCAGTTTTACTCAAATAACTGATCTTAATGCTAAAGTTACACGAGATCTTGGTTCGGTTACAATTCTTATTAACAATGCAGGCGTAATTTTGTTGCGCAATCCTTTAGATCCTGCACCAGAGGAAGTGCAACGAATGATTGATGTCAATTTGACATCGCACTTTTGG ACGAAGACTGTGTTTCTGCCCACAATCAAGAGGTTGCGAAAGGGGAACATTGTTACAATCAGTTCAGCGTCGA GTCTATTACCCTTTGCCTATCATACCACTTACACTGCAACCAAATTTGGTGCTACCGGCCATATGAAGGCATTGCAATTGGAATTAGCTGTAGAGAAACAGCATGACATCCATGTCACCACGGTAATGCCAATGTTTCTGGACACCAACGATGAGGTGTCTGAACTTGCTTACATTAGCAAGGTAAATCGACTGTATCCCTTGATTAGAGGAGAAACGGTAGCTCGTCGGATAGTTAAGGGAATGCTCGCTGGGGAGAGGGAAATAAAGATTCCATTCATAGTGGATATTTTGCATCGTATTTTGAA ctTACTTCCTCTCAGCTGGCAGGAGAGACTGGTTCTTTTATTTGCCTCTAATATGTTTCTGTCGTATAAAGAAATCAGCTTGAATGCTAAGATCCCCAAACAGTGa
- the LOC132785126 gene encoding hydroxysteroid 11-beta-dehydrogenase 1-like protein: MTCSINDMGGILPLPFNTAYTASKFGATGHMKALRMELALEKQHNIHVTTVMPSFLDTNDEISQMVHAIKADRVYPLIKWKSAANRIVRGMLAGEREIKLPYFVDTFHRILK; the protein is encoded by the exons atgaccTGCAGCATAAACGACATGGGAG GTATATTACCACTGCCATTTAATACTGCTTACACTGCATCAAAATTTGGTGCCACCGGGCATATGAAGGCGTTGCGAATGGAACTAGCTCTGGAAAAACAGCATAACATCCACGTCACCACGGTAATGCCATCGTTTCTGGACACCAACGATGAGATTTCTCAGATGGTTCACGCAATTAAAGCGGATCGAGTGTATCCCTTGATTAAATGGAAATCGGCAGCTAATCGCATAGTTCGGGGAATGCTCGCTGGGGAAAGGGAAATAAAACTTCCCTATTTTGTCGATACCTTTCATCGCATTTTGAAGTAA